The following are encoded together in the Phragmitibacter flavus genome:
- a CDS encoding prepilin peptidase, with product MPSTQLIEFLLHSILFVLGANIGSFLNVVIYRLPLGISLSNPKRSFCPHCKTQIPIYRNIPLFTWLFQRGKCAACKAPIPFRYFFVELLTAVLFYLIFLKFRGHWDDITGWGDLVLIYWIFTALLIAGTFIDIDYFILPHEITLGGLAVGLLGSYLIPEMMGEVERGRAILLSFVSACIGLGLLWTVVELGKLAFGRLKQKFDQPESWTIHQPDETQPPIFKIAGDELSWADIYTRPSDRLIITGPAITINDETFTTANAKAEITVDKIKLHLSSGESKTFSLETVTKLEGKATDIVIPREAMGFGDVLLIAMIGSFLGWQAVFFTIVAASFLGSLLAILPRLIGKTEWTAKIPFGPYLAGGAMIWLFSGPQLVDWYLTKTGFRDW from the coding sequence ATGCCGTCCACCCAGCTCATCGAGTTCCTCCTGCACAGCATTCTCTTCGTGCTCGGTGCCAACATCGGCTCCTTCCTCAATGTCGTCATCTACCGGCTCCCCCTCGGCATCTCCCTCAGCAATCCCAAGCGCTCCTTCTGCCCCCACTGCAAAACCCAGATCCCCATTTATCGCAACATCCCCCTCTTCACCTGGCTCTTCCAACGCGGCAAATGCGCCGCCTGCAAAGCCCCCATCCCCTTCCGATATTTCTTCGTCGAACTGCTCACCGCCGTCCTGTTTTATCTGATCTTCCTCAAATTCCGCGGCCACTGGGACGACATCACCGGCTGGGGCGACCTCGTCCTCATTTATTGGATCTTCACGGCCCTGCTCATCGCCGGCACCTTCATCGACATCGATTATTTTATTCTCCCCCATGAAATCACCCTGGGTGGACTCGCCGTCGGTCTCCTCGGCAGCTACCTTATCCCCGAGATGATGGGCGAAGTCGAACGCGGACGCGCCATCCTCCTTTCTTTTGTCAGCGCCTGCATTGGCCTCGGACTGCTCTGGACCGTTGTCGAACTCGGCAAACTCGCCTTCGGCCGACTCAAACAAAAGTTCGACCAACCCGAGTCCTGGACCATTCACCAACCCGACGAAACCCAGCCCCCCATCTTCAAAATCGCCGGCGACGAACTCAGCTGGGCCGACATCTACACCCGACCCAGCGACCGGCTCATCATCACCGGCCCCGCGATCACCATCAACGACGAAACTTTCACCACTGCGAATGCGAAAGCCGAAATCACCGTCGACAAAATCAAACTCCATCTCTCTTCCGGTGAATCCAAAACCTTCTCACTCGAAACCGTCACCAAACTCGAAGGCAAGGCCACTGACATCGTCATCCCGAGAGAAGCCATGGGATTCGGCGACGTCCTCCTCATCGCCATGATCGGCTCCTTCCTTGGATGGCAGGCCGTTTTTTTCACGATTGTCGCCGCGTCCTTCCTTGGCAGTCTCCTCGCCATCCTCCCGCGCTTGATCGGCAAAACCGAATGGACCGCCAAAATCCCCTTCGGCCCCTACCTCGCCGGCGGAGCCATGATCTGGCTATTCTCCGGCCCGCAATTGGTGGACTGGTATCTCACCAAGACAGGGTTTAGGGATTGGTAG
- a CDS encoding PEP-CTERM sorting domain-containing protein, producing MSPLSSASLRHLRAMGGLVSALLLLATIQMEAATIYWNMGTAVSNANPTTINSAEVAGGTLSGFTAINTTSPSTGTGTYTGASGEMNAGLNTRDTIDGLLTWTLTAQNGGQLTFTDITFGSRVTGTGPQDWVLSVSVDGGASTSLASGALNRNSEWSLINPADFTSSAGTTFVFSLLGDNATATSSTTNWRIDDITLVYNFTAVPEPSRMILFGFSCITFFLRRKR from the coding sequence ATGTCACCATTATCATCTGCGAGTTTGAGGCATTTGCGTGCAATGGGCGGACTGGTGTCTGCCCTGTTATTGCTGGCAACTATTCAAATGGAGGCTGCGACGATCTACTGGAACATGGGAACTGCCGTTTCCAATGCGAATCCAACAACGATTAACTCCGCAGAGGTGGCAGGTGGGACCCTTTCGGGTTTCACGGCTATCAACACCACATCACCCAGCACTGGCACGGGAACGTATACAGGGGCATCAGGTGAAATGAACGCGGGCCTAAATACTAGAGACACGATTGATGGATTGCTGACGTGGACATTGACGGCCCAGAATGGTGGACAGTTAACATTCACCGATATTACTTTTGGTTCCCGGGTGACGGGCACTGGACCTCAAGATTGGGTTTTGTCTGTCTCTGTCGATGGAGGCGCTTCGACTTCATTGGCATCAGGAGCATTAAACAGAAACAGTGAGTGGAGTTTGATTAATCCTGCCGATTTCACTAGTTCGGCGGGCACCACCTTTGTGTTTTCTTTACTGGGAGACAATGCGACCGCGACGTCCAGCACCACGAATTGGCGCATAGACGATATAACCCTAGTTTATAACTTTACAGCCGTTCCGGAGCCATCTCGCATGATTTTGTTCGGCTTTAGCTGCATAACATTCTTTCTGAGGCGGAAAAGATAG
- a CDS encoding PrsW family glutamic-type intramembrane protease, whose amino-acid sequence MRLHDLTRNKSFLRRGFLIIIGSSILICWIIQFFRSAQPSAVLDLLPTSELSQLRESYQRLRLASSSSPDPAALADWLRSAAILHEYTSVPEIEINEPEQTVETLFRCEIPVLIQQHTRNETERQLFTDYTRVRFLKAFDPRAEARNRLEQSSLKEPPPRFANELFADLERLDQRPRQALLAYLREAPQPEAIYARRTALRLALELQDTSALELLVREPSFASETPYLMLRQVALDLKDHSLLLQSHARIVLNHWTQPVPVAIALLATTIWGFILFCSGNRRKRTLWLCAAAILCGIASAWLVRWSIDTLQYGLENEQQSTPVHQIFHWIMYVGIPEETAKLLLLLPFVPLMLTRLTTSGAALLGGFVGLGFALEENLQYFINHSEAVAIGRLLTANVIHFSLTGLIAWQLHRLLRSRFHLATDFLVAFALIAIAHGLYNYFIVADGGDGGSQLFAFIILALAARQYLKTLPTDEPTGRRFVISRTCVFVFGATLLTGLVMIILTFRNTSLDAQTIAPVLAGAIALIPVGLIFIHEFDEVR is encoded by the coding sequence ATGCGACTCCACGATCTCACCCGCAACAAATCCTTCCTCCGCCGTGGATTCCTTATCATCATCGGCAGTTCCATTCTGATTTGTTGGATCATCCAGTTCTTTCGCAGCGCCCAGCCCTCCGCCGTCCTCGATCTTTTGCCGACCTCCGAACTCAGCCAGCTGCGCGAAAGTTACCAACGGCTCCGCCTCGCCTCATCCTCATCCCCCGACCCCGCCGCACTTGCCGACTGGCTGCGCTCCGCCGCCATCCTCCATGAATACACCAGCGTCCCCGAAATCGAAATCAACGAACCGGAGCAAACCGTCGAAACCCTTTTCCGCTGTGAGATCCCCGTCCTCATCCAGCAGCATACCCGCAACGAAACCGAGCGTCAGCTGTTCACCGACTACACCCGCGTCCGCTTCCTCAAAGCGTTTGATCCGCGAGCCGAAGCCCGCAACCGGCTCGAACAATCTTCCCTCAAAGAACCACCACCCCGATTCGCCAACGAACTGTTCGCCGATCTCGAACGCCTCGACCAACGTCCCCGCCAGGCCCTGCTCGCCTACCTCCGCGAAGCCCCCCAACCCGAAGCCATCTACGCACGACGCACCGCCCTGCGCCTCGCCCTCGAACTTCAGGACACTTCCGCCCTCGAACTCCTCGTTCGCGAACCCTCCTTCGCCAGCGAAACTCCCTACCTGATGCTCCGTCAGGTGGCCCTCGACCTCAAAGACCACTCCCTGCTTCTCCAATCCCATGCGCGCATCGTCCTCAACCACTGGACCCAACCCGTCCCCGTGGCCATCGCCCTCCTGGCCACCACCATTTGGGGTTTCATCCTGTTTTGTTCCGGTAACCGTCGTAAACGCACCCTCTGGCTTTGCGCCGCCGCCATCCTTTGCGGAATCGCCAGCGCCTGGCTGGTCCGCTGGAGCATCGACACCCTCCAATACGGCCTCGAAAACGAACAACAATCCACTCCGGTCCACCAAATTTTCCACTGGATCATGTATGTCGGCATCCCCGAGGAAACCGCGAAACTTCTTTTGCTGCTCCCTTTTGTTCCCCTGATGCTCACCCGGCTCACCACCAGCGGTGCCGCCCTGTTGGGTGGATTTGTCGGACTCGGTTTTGCCCTGGAAGAAAACCTTCAATACTTCATCAATCACAGCGAAGCCGTGGCCATCGGACGACTGCTCACCGCGAACGTCATCCACTTCAGCCTCACCGGACTCATCGCCTGGCAACTCCATCGCCTCCTGCGATCCCGTTTTCACCTCGCCACCGACTTCCTCGTCGCCTTTGCCCTCATCGCCATCGCCCATGGCCTCTACAACTATTTCATCGTCGCCGACGGTGGCGATGGAGGCAGTCAGTTGTTCGCCTTCATCATCCTCGCCCTCGCCGCCCGGCAATACCTCAAAACCCTTCCCACCGACGAACCCACCGGACGCCGTTTTGTCATCTCGCGAACCTGTGTGTTTGTGTTTGGGGCCACTCTGCTCACCGGATTGGTCATGATCATTCTGACCTTTCGCAACACCAGTCTCGACGCGCAGACCATCGCCCCCGTTCTCGCCGGTGCCATCGCCCTGATTCCCGTCGGCCTGATCTTCATCCACGAGTTCGACGAAGTAAGGTAA
- a CDS encoding Fe(3+) ABC transporter substrate-binding protein — MMRFIRNKVSKMGGLLMGAGLMAVGIGSVDASELNVYSHRHYKVDEAINQLFTEQTGIAVKVVNAEADQLIERLKSEGESSPADLLVTVDVGRLQRAKEAGLLKSMDSKLLDDRVPEGLRDADKQWYAYTVRARVIMYAKDRVQAGEIKNYEDLADPKWRGRVLVRSSGNSYNQSLLASLIAANGEEKAEAWAKAVVGNMARAPQGGDRDQIKGVASGLADVCVSNTYYLGLLANSEDAADREAASKVVVLFPNQDGRGAQCNIGGAGLAKHAKNVENATKYLEFLTTPEVQKMIANGSHEFPVNLDVSLSPTHEAWGKFKMDLETFPKLGENQEAAVRVFDRAGWK; from the coding sequence ATGATGAGATTTATTCGCAACAAAGTTTCCAAGATGGGTGGTTTGCTGATGGGGGCCGGTTTGATGGCGGTTGGGATCGGGTCGGTTGATGCTTCGGAGTTGAATGTTTATTCGCACCGTCATTACAAGGTGGATGAGGCGATCAACCAGCTGTTCACGGAGCAAACGGGCATTGCGGTGAAGGTGGTGAACGCGGAGGCCGACCAGTTGATTGAGCGGTTGAAGTCGGAGGGTGAAAGCAGTCCGGCAGATTTGCTGGTGACGGTGGACGTGGGGCGTTTGCAGCGGGCCAAGGAGGCGGGGCTGTTGAAGTCGATGGATTCGAAGCTGCTGGACGACCGGGTGCCCGAGGGGCTGCGGGATGCAGACAAGCAGTGGTATGCCTACACGGTGCGGGCGCGGGTGATCATGTATGCGAAGGATCGGGTGCAGGCGGGGGAGATCAAAAATTATGAGGATCTGGCTGATCCAAAATGGCGTGGTCGTGTGTTGGTGAGGTCTTCGGGAAACAGCTACAACCAGTCACTACTGGCATCGTTGATTGCGGCGAATGGTGAGGAGAAGGCGGAGGCCTGGGCGAAGGCGGTGGTGGGGAACATGGCGCGCGCACCGCAGGGCGGGGATCGGGATCAGATCAAGGGCGTGGCATCAGGGCTGGCGGATGTTTGTGTTTCGAACACGTATTATCTGGGTTTGCTGGCGAATTCAGAAGATGCCGCGGATCGCGAGGCGGCGAGCAAGGTGGTGGTGTTGTTTCCGAATCAGGACGGACGCGGAGCGCAGTGCAACATCGGCGGTGCGGGATTGGCCAAGCATGCCAAAAATGTGGAGAACGCGACCAAGTATCTGGAGTTTTTGACCACGCCCGAAGTGCAGAAAATGATCGCCAATGGTTCCCATGAGTTTCCGGTGAACCTGGATGTTTCCCTGAGCCCAACGCATGAGGCGTGGGGCAAATTCAAGATGGACCTGGAGACGTTCCCGAAACTTGGCGAAAATCAGGAAGCCGCCGTGCGGGTGTTTGATCGCGCGGGTTGGAAGTAA
- the nagB gene encoding glucosamine-6-phosphate deaminase → MTSRRSTAEIFEKIPTVIFETSSAAAAALAGEVKALVETRQKEGRQVVLGLATGSTPVPFYRELIRLHREEGLSLRNVVTFNLDEYHGLAPTHPESYFRFMREQLFDHVDIPDENIHLPSGLVAVEEIFDHCHAYEEMIDAAGGIDFQILGIGRTGHIGFNEPGSSRDSLTRRITLDRITRQDAAGDFRGEENVPRFAITMGVGTILRARKIVLMAWGEGKAEVVARAVEGVVTEAVSASFLQEHGDARFVIDAPASRELTRIKLPWLTGPVRWSPEETRRAVCWLSSTFKRPVLKLTDEDYNEHGLSDLLSEQGPAYQLNIRIFNQLQHTISGWPGGKPGADDTFRPERAKPYPKRCLIFSPEPQDAVVSIGATIDRLVEQGHEVMVVCMTSGNLRVPDSEADKFASILLEIGETFAEGWGQQAEYARMTLQSLTDKGAVGEDPASLRQLKSLILRGEVRDAAQALGLSHERLRFLDLPFYEKGRYRRFVLGSEDERLVTGLLREFMPHQIYLTGSASDPSSVAALCAKLVEQGLASLQGETWVDACSVWLYRGREKALEPWQIAMAMPISPMQLERKARALARCQSLTSMEQEVTRVNQMTAEQYDGLGLANYEAIESFQRRVVGS, encoded by the coding sequence ATGACTTCGCGCCGCTCTACTGCTGAGATTTTTGAGAAAATTCCGACGGTGATTTTTGAGACTTCATCGGCTGCGGCTGCGGCGCTGGCAGGGGAGGTGAAGGCGTTGGTGGAGACTCGGCAGAAGGAGGGCAGGCAGGTGGTTTTGGGGTTGGCAACAGGGTCGACGCCGGTTCCGTTCTATCGCGAATTGATCCGTTTGCACCGCGAGGAGGGTTTGAGTTTGCGAAATGTGGTGACGTTTAACCTGGATGAGTATCATGGACTGGCGCCGACGCATCCGGAGAGTTATTTCCGCTTCATGCGCGAGCAGTTGTTTGATCATGTGGACATTCCCGATGAGAACATTCATCTGCCAAGCGGGCTGGTGGCGGTGGAGGAGATTTTTGATCACTGCCACGCTTATGAGGAGATGATCGATGCGGCGGGGGGGATTGATTTTCAGATTCTGGGAATTGGGCGCACGGGACATATCGGGTTCAATGAGCCGGGATCGTCGAGGGATTCTTTGACGCGTCGGATCACGCTGGACCGGATCACGAGGCAGGATGCGGCGGGGGATTTTCGTGGGGAGGAGAATGTGCCGAGATTTGCGATCACGATGGGCGTGGGAACGATTCTACGGGCGCGCAAGATTGTTTTGATGGCGTGGGGCGAGGGCAAGGCGGAGGTGGTGGCGCGCGCGGTGGAGGGAGTGGTGACGGAGGCGGTGTCGGCTTCCTTTTTGCAGGAGCATGGGGATGCGCGGTTTGTGATTGATGCTCCGGCGTCGAGGGAGTTGACGCGGATCAAGCTGCCATGGTTGACGGGGCCGGTGCGGTGGTCACCGGAGGAGACGCGGCGGGCGGTTTGCTGGTTGTCATCGACGTTCAAGCGGCCGGTGTTGAAGCTGACGGATGAGGATTACAATGAGCACGGGTTGTCGGATTTGTTGAGCGAGCAGGGTCCGGCCTATCAGTTGAACATCCGGATTTTTAATCAGCTGCAGCACACGATTTCGGGCTGGCCGGGTGGGAAGCCGGGGGCGGATGACACGTTCCGGCCGGAGCGGGCGAAGCCGTATCCGAAGCGGTGTTTGATTTTTAGTCCGGAGCCGCAGGATGCGGTGGTGAGCATTGGGGCGACGATTGACCGCTTGGTGGAGCAGGGTCATGAGGTGATGGTGGTGTGCATGACGAGTGGCAATTTGCGGGTGCCGGACAGTGAGGCTGACAAGTTTGCGTCGATTCTTCTGGAGATTGGTGAGACGTTTGCGGAGGGGTGGGGTCAGCAGGCGGAGTATGCGCGGATGACATTGCAATCGTTGACGGACAAGGGCGCGGTCGGGGAGGATCCGGCTTCGCTTAGGCAGTTGAAGAGTCTGATTCTGCGAGGGGAGGTGCGGGATGCGGCGCAGGCTTTGGGGTTGTCGCATGAGCGGCTGAGGTTCCTTGATCTACCGTTTTATGAGAAGGGTCGGTATCGGCGTTTTGTATTGGGGTCGGAGGATGAGCGGTTGGTGACGGGGCTGTTGCGGGAGTTCATGCCGCACCAGATTTACCTGACGGGGAGTGCGTCTGATCCATCGAGTGTGGCGGCTCTATGTGCAAAGCTGGTGGAACAGGGGCTGGCAAGTCTGCAGGGGGAGACGTGGGTGGATGCGTGTTCGGTGTGGTTGTATCGCGGCAGGGAGAAGGCATTGGAGCCATGGCAGATTGCGATGGCGATGCCGATCAGTCCAATGCAGTTGGAAAGGAAAGCGCGGGCGTTGGCAAGGTGTCAGTCGCTGACTTCGATGGAGCAGGAAGTGACGAGGGTGAACCAGATGACGGCCGAGCAGTATGATGGATTGGGATTGGCGAATTATGAGGCGATCGAGAGTTTTCAGAGACGGGTTGTGGGGAGCTAA